The sequence below is a genomic window from Colias croceus chromosome 26, ilColCroc2.1.
TAGGTGTAGGGGTAATTTTAACAGATTTTGTCGAAGCATATTCACACGTTATTTAGCTAAGAACTAATtcaatagtaataaaataattgtaatattttgtaacatttcACTCAAACTTACCAACACATCTGCCCTGGGACGAGCTGAAGGTATATCCCTGATCACAAGGCTGCGGGGGAACCCACCGGGAGGGGGGGTAACCCCACTCAGGAGTTGTGGATGCTGTAATAATATCGAATTAATTTTAGTAgaaatatgtttttactttttactttaatgGTCTGTGTCCAATGCAGTTCGTATAAAGGTTCacttcattatttttctttagtaTTTCGTACATACATAAAACGTTATTTCCTAAAACCTTTCTGGTGAAAATTTCAATTCAGGTCTGTACGTGCAGTCGaagaaaaaggaaaaataaataaatacttatataataatttacgtgTAACGGAAAACTTTACTGTccactatatttttaataactaaaataaaacttacccgTTGTACTCTCGGTTTCATAAGTATAAACCACAGTGCTAGTGGTAGGTCTAGCAGTGGTGGTAGAAGTGGTAGTGGTAGAAGAAGTAGTGGGAGTGGTTCTCGTGGGTGTGATGGGTGCGCACCACCCGGACTCGTCCCGGGTGTAACCGGGGACACAGACGCACTCGTAACCACCCGGTCTGTTCTTGCAGTACTCTAATGTACTGCAAATGTGGCGGCCTTCGTCGCACTCGTTTATATctgaatttaaaaagtaatcattaaaaaatttgtCTATCATCTTTGTTACTCAGTATACGGTAGTTTTGAAGTGCTGAAAGTAATGTAAAGTTTTAAAGAATCTTTACGGTCAAGGTGTACGTTGAATGTTCCAATTTTATTCGTATTGTTTTACTCATAAGAAAAGTTGAAAGTACTATAAAGTTAAACATGTGTgctttatttcttatattgcatttaatttaaaaatattatgattcaaCTTGTTTGACCTGGAATAATTAGAAAGTAGAGCTGTCTCTTCCCCCAAGAAGATCGAAATGATTACTTTGtctaaagataaaaataacaaatatagtCTTACCAACACATTCGCCCCTTTCGTTCCTCTCAAACCCGTTTAAACAATGTACCAATTTCGGATCGAATTCAGGCTCATTTTCCTTCTCAATAACATTCGTCCATTTATCCTTAGGAATGTCTCCAGTATCAATTGCATAACTGCCATCTGGGGCTCGATCTCTttctattgtatttatatcCGTGGTAGTCACTGTAGTTTCGACTGGAGTAGTATACGTAGTAGATGTAGACGACGTCGGTCTTCTGGGATAGAACTGTGGCCTTCTATTGTATACTCTTCTGTCCGAATTAGTAGGTGCATCTGGTTTGTCATCTGGTTGCCTCGGATAACCCGGTGGTCCGGGGTAAGTACGTGGATCTGGCGTTGTTGTACTAGATGTAGTTCTCGGTCTTGGCCGTAAGTTGTGGTATCGTCGCGGTGGCTGGTAAGGTCTGGGTCGTGGTGTTGTCGTTGAAGTAGTGGTTGTACTGGTAGAGGTTGTTGGTGGAGGTGTTGTCGTTGTTGATGTGGTTGTCGACGTTGTTGTTGAAGTTGTTGAAGTAGTTGAAGTGGTTGAAGAAGTTGTTTCTGATACAGGCGCTGGTGCTGGTGCGCGTGCTGGATCAGGTGGGCTATCATCTTCACtagatatagaaaataaataaagtcaataaattactaatagaagtaataaacatacaagTTAGTTgtgtaagttatttttaattatagtgtAGATAACCATAATGAGAAAGTTCCTGAATCTTCAAAAATTGaaaccaaataaaattatagtgaCTTACCCGGATTCATAATactcataataataatctggCGATAGAGTGGTACTGGTAGAAGTGGTGACAGCGCGCTGAGTGCACGTGAACGAACCCAAAATGTTGAGACAATGCTGACCAGCTTGACAGTTGTCTAGTTTTAACGCACATTCGTCGATATCTGAAAGAAAAATGgttagttattaaattataggtaCAAGGTTTAGATACTGAATATGATATAGTTAGGTAGATAATATGAAGCAAAATAACGTTGGAATGGTGctttaattgaaaaatggaAACGTAGTAAATTCTCATAAATAATCAACTTATTACAAACCGACACACGAGCTTGACGAAGAATCCAATTCGAAGCCATTCTTGCACCGACACTCATGTCCACCAAAAGTGTTGATACAATTCTGGAATTGGTCGCACAAATGAGTGCCTTCACGACACTCGTCTATGTCTGaaagagaaaaataatacCCATGATGTTGAATTTACATGGATTTGAGATTCTTTTTCATTATGAAATCGGATAGAGGAAAATTTAAGCTAATATAAGTCATACTGActgacaaaattaaaatttatcctgttataatgtaataaacattCTTTATTCTTTCAGGGGATTATAACTTCTGCCGTTTTTGTTTcttcttattaaattatatctatataccTTCACAAGTCGTCCCACCAGGACGCAATCTGGTTCCTTCTTGACACTTCTTTGATGGTGCTAATCTGAAAAAAACGTTTAAAGCATAACTTAGCATACATTCTTTTCCATTTTCATGggatatagataataaattaagtacataatcgCTGAATAATTCGATATATCGTTTCCAGTAgcaataattaatgttctaATATTgcaaagatattaaaaaaatacatgcaAACATCGTACGAATACTTGTAACAAAGCACTTAGACTTGAAGCTAGaaatttaggtacttattcaTCTCTTGTACATCTCTTACTTAGGTAAAGTGCTGATCTTGGATTTGCAGTTGTAAGCGCCGGGCAGGTTGACGCAGACCTCAGTGCGTTTACATACTTCCAGACTTTCTACGCACTCATCGATATCTACAAAAAAAGCGTAATATAAAAGGGACTTGAAAATTCAAACAAAAGCTCTTATTCAACAATTATACTGCTTTGTCTCAAAGTCCAATGATAAGAAAATACAACAACATTagaaaatttcatcattttcatcAACATACCTTCACAAATCCCAGTAGCAGAGTTAACTTTGAACCCTGGAGAACACCGCTTGGACACGTGGTCCTGGCAGAAGTAGCCGCCATGTGTGTTTATACAATGCTGGGACAGACGCTGGCAATCGTCCACTCTTTCCTCACATTCATcgatatctataaaaaaatcaagttATTTTGAACTTTAATAAGGAGGACTAGGGAgataattagtattttattcattGAGTACTTTAACACGTACCTAAGGAACGCGAAGAACTAGAACAAAAGGCAATTTTTGACAAGCCAAGGATAAGTGTAAAtcgatcatttaaataaaattgcacgttattgaaaaaataaacttctTTTAACACTAGACATATAGTTAGTagtcatttttattaagtttaaatacttaatttgcttctgataaaatgtaattaattagtaaattgtaaaatgagCATAAAAAGGGCTTTTGAATTTTCCAAATTTTGCATACCCAAACATTCATCATCCTCCCCAGCTCTGAAGCCAGGAGGACATATATCGTTCTTAACTTCTGGTACATCATCAGGTTTAGCAGTGGTGGCACTTGGAGCATCTTCAGAAAACGGCTTCCCAGGTTTTCCAGCACATTTGTACCCTCCTATCGTGTTCTCGCAAAGGTACTTTGGACACGGAGGCCGGGGTAACTGGCATTCGTTGATATCTatgaagtttaaaatttatttattgcaggATAGAGTATTTTTTGGTGTGTAGTAGTAAAATTATTGctacaaaatgttttttaagctattgcatagcttctatcgcgggccttgagcaaGGGGACCGTATTTCAGTATTTCACTGTTATAATATCAGAAATACAGTAGGCGGCTGCTCTACTTTCTATAACAGGATCTCACCATCACAAACTTGGTTGATGACGTTCTTCTTAAACCCTGGCGGGCAACCAGAGCCAGCTTCCCTCTTCTTGATGGGAACACATTTGTAGGAGCCATTCGTGTTGTGGCACACTGTGTCCTCCGCAGTGCACAAATCATCGGTTGATTCGGCACATTCGTTTATATCTGGGAAAGAAATTAATTTCGTTACATGATATACTAATACTTATTTTCGTTTCCGTTTACTTTCCATTTTTTGTCTGTGGATAATAGAACAAGAACTGgagtataattatatttttatctagacACGTATTAGtaagttaagaaaaattgtttacaataGTAACGATTTGTCTTCAAGATATCACATAAAAGACGATGTGGGGTACCTACTTAAACACAAAACAAATTGAGGCACACGCTGAAAGCAAAAGCTGTAATTGATTACATACGCAATAAGCAAAAAGAACAAGCAAGCAAACAAAAATGGTGACCAACCCAAAAAATCCAGACCACACCTCACAATGGACAGACACAATAAACTATCTCAAGTGGTACCTTTACACGATCTCTTATCAGGCTGAAGCCTGTACCCTTCGTTGCATTGACATTGTACCTTCCCATCTTGCTCGCTACAAACATGCTCACAAGTGTTCTCCTTACATTTCTCTTTTTCTTCCGCCTTCGCTGTTGTCGTTTCTTTCTTCTCTGTCGTTGTCTCTTCTTCTTTTCTTGAGTCCTGAAATGTATGGGTTTTGAAAATATGACGAGAAGTATCTATAGTTTATACGAACACAATGTTTAGAGTAGTGTCGTTTTGAAGagacacatttaaaaaatattttgcaggATATCGTTTCAACTATAATTGAAATCCGTTATGTACCTATCATACAATTAAAATCTTATATAAGTGGATTTGGAGATCTTATATAAGTGGATTTTTCTCTGAACTCTACATTATGAAAAATGAGAGGAGAAGCCGAGTAACAACtagtatgtaaaaaaattaactataaGTACCATGCAGCATTGGTAAAAAGCATGCCTCCTTAGTGCAGATGAAGACGAGTAAAACTCTTCTGTAGGCTCTCCGCACCCCGCCTCTCCTTCCAAGCCGCCGGTTAGACGACCAAATGTACATTCGTTGCAGCAAGTCTGTTCAGTATTATTAAGTATCAATTAAAACAACTATCgacaatgaaaaatattggagCTTCTAAACATGGGAGATTAAATTTTAAGCAAATAAACTGAAAAACCTACCTTCCCAATATCACTTTTTGGACTGTTACATTGCTTTGAATCGGCTAGTTTTATGCCGGCTTCACATTCTTCTTTATCCCTGTAATAACAATCAATTTAAAAGATGCATTATAAATATCATTAACTTACGCCTTAACTGttaatttactattatttatcttGAAACAGCTAAAATACTAACTTGAATTGTTCCTCACAACAACTGCTCATTGCAGACACACACGCGTTCCTCGCTTCATCCTCTATATCTTCCGGAAGATCAGCCTTTGAACATGACGCTACTGAAGATTGTGTCATGGCATATGCCTGCCCGTGGGTGCAACATGATTCTTGCACATCTGCTACTTCATCCGAAGAAAGACCTGGAACATGAATATAGCAAGATTTAGATAATAAGGAAGTATcctttcataatatatatacttatatacttattagGAAATACACAGTCAGTGGTGCAGTTTTGTCTCTACATTTTAATGAAGGTCTTAAAGTCCCTAGTCGTACGAGATTTAGATGACAGAATTATATCCTTAATCCTATTGTACCTATATCAATTTAGTATTTATCTATGTAAGAGAGAATGAGTTTCATAGATTCATCGTCCTgcaagaaaatttatttgtaacattttcattGCTGCTCCACTCCTATATACGTAGCGTGATGGTATATTATAGCCCTCCTCGTTCAAAATTCAGGCAACAAACTGTTTTGCACTATAATATTACtctatagatttattttaacatacacAAACGGAATTGGCACCAATGCCACAGCCCACATTGCCTTAAACACCTCTACTATAATTCCTAGGATTCAGTAAATTGATGCGTTACGATGCGGATGATGCATTTTAAATTGTAGGTACCGACGATAAGTCCATAACCTACTCCAATATAGTACTTCtacatatatttctttggaCGTAGGTTTATGAAATACATAAGTTTTCAGTGATATCTATAAATTGATAACATTACGTTTAATTAGAAAAGGACCTAAAACGAGGTATGTCTTCGCCAATATCTTATGCATTGAGCTCAGAGCTACCCTGCATTCAAGTCactagattatattatttatgtatgttgtATAACAGAAAGTattctaatatttaataacagaAGCTACAATGACCCTTGTTTACATgatctctataatataaaaatgaatcgcaaaatgtgttggtaagcgcataactcgagaacggctgaaccgatgtCGTTAATgcatggttcttatggagagaaaaagtaaacatgtaccacgggcgaagccggggcggaccgctagtgttttataaatattatacatattgacaaaatacaaaaatgtagAGATACCTTGGAAAAACTGAATACTGACCATTAAgggcaataaaataaaatttcatcattctAGGTCATTCTTTCAATTCAGTCCATCCATGAAAATcacttccataaaacttatatagGTTAAGTGCTAGAAGCAGCATTAAGAAAGTAGGTATCAATGAAAATGCTaacctaaatatttttattttttgcaaattCACCTCGGTACCTAGTATAGCTTTGCATGTTGATGAAAGAAGAGCAAAATATtgtagatagggaggcgaagaggggaattttctgcaatactcgagcgtggcagtttaagatatgagagataccttagacctaatagaacaaccttgttaactatttagctctatatgtagtgacgcgcgcccaggatagacgatcagattagtaaaaaaaaatcgatagtctgaaatactcgagcgcgtcagattaagatattgggggttgattttagtgttttaaggctaattttaactaatctgaccataagtccttgacgtcgccgagttatagggtcgcgaacttgtaaaaaaaaaaacgttaatccggcattctcgagcgcgattttttttatttctattttgaagaatataatctaaaaattactaaaaatacaaaatctgccggtttccgcatgaccgaaagtctggaggagccatttcgtcttccgaaaaacgcgttgtagcatataagtcgcgaactttactttttccaaaaaaaatagtttaaataaacaaaaaagataattttattttacaaaaaggTCTCTTCTAATTtctgtccaaagttaaaactttttttacttgaagcatcaagaaactcaaactcccggttttttgagtatatctcgaaaactgagggtgttaagaaaaattgatatgaaataacgatgattaaaaaaaagaaacccacaaacctttttcggtcagattaagagaacccaccaacatttttgtcagattaagaaaatatgctttcaggataccgagataaacctccactatgaaaatctgacgcgctcgagtatttcaaaaggactttttttttctgcattttcaaaaattcatcgtaacttatcgtcatgccgtaatcgtcagtttttttaaggggagcttttttggggcctacttaacaccccttccgaaaatctgacgcgctcgagtaaatttttttttttgtgcatttttgactaatttatatgcctagctagc
It includes:
- the LOC123703486 gene encoding fibulin-1-like isoform X2 → MKMRFSIVCTVLCAVLDRNVFGLSSDEVADVQESCCTHGQAYAMTQSSVASCSKADLPEDIEDEARNACVSAMSSCCEEQFKDKEECEAGIKLADSKQCNSPKSDIGKTCCNECTFGRLTGGLEGEAGCGEPTEEFYSSSSALRRHAFYQCCMDSRKEEETTTEKKETTTAKAEEKEKYINECAESTDDLCTAEDTVCHNTNGSYKCVPIKKREAGSGCPPGFKKNVINQVCDDINECQLPRPPCPKYLCENTIGGYKCAGKPGKPFSEDAPSATTAKPDDVPEVKNDICPPGFRAGEDDECLDIDECEERVDDCQRLSQHCINTHGGYFCQDHVSKRCSPGFKVNSATGICEDIDECVESLEVCKRTEVCVNLPGAYNCKSKISTLPKLAPSKKCQEGTRLRPGGTTCEDIDECREGTHLCDQFQNCINTFGGHECRCKNGFELDSSSSSCVDIDECALKLDNCQAGQHCLNILGSFTCTQRAVTTSTSTTLSPDYYYEYYESGEDDSPPDPARAPAPAPVSETTSSTTSTTSTTSTTTSTTTSTTTTPPPTTSTSTTTTSTTTPRPRPYQPPRRYHNLRPRPRTTSSTTTPDPRTYPGPPGYPRQPDDKPDAPTNSDRRVYNRRPQFYPRRPTSSTSTTYTTPVETTVTTTDINTIERDRAPDGSYAIDTGDIPKDKWTNVIEKENEPEFDPKLVHCLNGFERNERGECVDINECDEGRHICSTLEYCKNRPGGYECVCVPGYTRDESGWCAPITPTRTTPTTSSTTTTSTTTARPTTSTVVYTYETESTTASTTPEWGYPPSRWVPPQPCDQGYTFSSSQGRCVDVDECATNRANCSPKEDCINTEGGYRCACGRACRGETTYESQPGPDSNVITVGAQYGRRGPRYLRPSRARLPGTGAIVTTCPWGYKLTPDKHCLDIDECARNVSECGPQQKCENFFGGYSCQCPSGHRLNGKQCDDIDECNFGNPCSYNARCINTPGSYRCSCGSGFRNAPSNDKVCVDVDECAETPVACEHGCSNVWGGYRCFCNRGYRLRSDNRTCEDIDECSEWGNSRTRGRLCGGRCVNTAGSFRCACPAGYRLADDERSCIDIDECETGEAGCGAEPGAVCQNTRGGFHCHHIRCPPGYRLEGKHKCSRIQRSCLVSDWNCLQQPSTYSYNFITFVSNIYLPMGSVDLFTMHGPSWQDSVVSFEMRMIEVQASPGVKPADLSCFDMRPSGNICVVSLVCSLGGPQVAELELTMSLYQRALFAGSAVARLVVIVSEYDF
- the LOC123703486 gene encoding fibulin-1-like isoform X1; this translates as MKMRFSIVCTVLCAVLDRNVFGLSSDEVADVQESCCTHGQAYAMTQSSVASCSKADLPEDIEDEARNACVSAMSSCCEEQFKDKEECEAGIKLADSKQCNSPKSDIGKTCCNECTFGRLTGGLEGEAGCGEPTEEFYSSSSALRRHAFYQCCMDSRKEEETTTEKKETTTAKAEEKEKCKENTCEHVCSEQDGKVQCQCNEGYRLQPDKRSCKDINECAESTDDLCTAEDTVCHNTNGSYKCVPIKKREAGSGCPPGFKKNVINQVCDDINECQLPRPPCPKYLCENTIGGYKCAGKPGKPFSEDAPSATTAKPDDVPEVKNDICPPGFRAGEDDECLDIDECEERVDDCQRLSQHCINTHGGYFCQDHVSKRCSPGFKVNSATGICEDIDECVESLEVCKRTEVCVNLPGAYNCKSKISTLPKLAPSKKCQEGTRLRPGGTTCEDIDECREGTHLCDQFQNCINTFGGHECRCKNGFELDSSSSSCVDIDECALKLDNCQAGQHCLNILGSFTCTQRAVTTSTSTTLSPDYYYEYYESGEDDSPPDPARAPAPAPVSETTSSTTSTTSTTSTTTSTTTSTTTTPPPTTSTSTTTTSTTTPRPRPYQPPRRYHNLRPRPRTTSSTTTPDPRTYPGPPGYPRQPDDKPDAPTNSDRRVYNRRPQFYPRRPTSSTSTTYTTPVETTVTTTDINTIERDRAPDGSYAIDTGDIPKDKWTNVIEKENEPEFDPKLVHCLNGFERNERGECVDINECDEGRHICSTLEYCKNRPGGYECVCVPGYTRDESGWCAPITPTRTTPTTSSTTTTSTTTARPTTSTVVYTYETESTTASTTPEWGYPPSRWVPPQPCDQGYTFSSSQGRCVDVDECATNRANCSPKEDCINTEGGYRCACGRACRGETTYESQPGPDSNVITVGAQYGRRGPRYLRPSRARLPGTGAIVTTCPWGYKLTPDKHCLDIDECARNVSECGPQQKCENFFGGYSCQCPSGHRLNGKQCDDIDECNFGNPCSYNARCINTPGSYRCSCGSGFRNAPSNDKVCVDVDECAETPVACEHGCSNVWGGYRCFCNRGYRLRSDNRTCEDIDECSEWGNSRTRGRLCGGRCVNTAGSFRCACPAGYRLADDERSCIDIDECETGEAGCGAEPGAVCQNTRGGFHCHHIRCPPGYRLEGKHKCSRIQRSCLVSDWNCLQQPSTYSYNFITFVSNIYLPMGSVDLFTMHGPSWQDSVVSFEMRMIEVQASPGVKPADLSCFDMRPSGNICVVSLVCSLGGPQVAELELTMSLYQRALFAGSAVARLVVIVSEYDF